In Rahnella variigena, one DNA window encodes the following:
- the wecB gene encoding non-hydrolyzing UDP-N-acetylglucosamine 2-epimerase encodes MKVLTIFGTRPEAIKMAPLVLALSQDAAFESKVCVTAQHREMLDQVLRLFEITPDYDLNVMKPGQGLTEITSRILTGLKPVLDEFQPDVVLVHGDTTTTLSASLAAFYHQIPVGHVEAGLRTGDLSSPWPEEGNRLLTGHLAKWHFAPTENARANLQQENIAPQGIFVTGNTVIDALLWVRDRFSSDASLAQQLADSYPFLDAAKKLILVTGHRRESFGEGFERICSALADIARQHPDVQIVYPVHLNPNVSEPVNRILQGIDNIVLIDPQDYLPFVYLMDKAYLILTDSGGVQEEAPSLGKPVLVMRETTERPEAVDAGTVRLVGTDPAKIVEEVNRLLNDENEYNSMSRAHNPYGDGHACRHILDALKNHWVSQ; translated from the coding sequence GTGAAAGTGTTGACGATTTTCGGCACCCGTCCGGAGGCCATTAAAATGGCCCCGCTGGTGCTCGCTTTGTCGCAGGATGCGGCATTTGAATCCAAAGTTTGTGTCACGGCCCAGCACCGTGAAATGCTTGACCAGGTATTACGCCTCTTTGAAATTACGCCGGATTATGATCTTAATGTCATGAAACCGGGGCAGGGGCTGACGGAAATTACCAGCCGCATCCTGACCGGGCTGAAGCCTGTGCTGGATGAATTCCAGCCTGATGTAGTTCTGGTGCATGGCGATACGACGACGACATTGTCGGCTAGCCTTGCTGCGTTTTATCACCAGATCCCTGTCGGTCATGTTGAGGCCGGATTGCGTACCGGCGATCTCTCTTCTCCCTGGCCGGAAGAAGGCAACCGTCTGCTGACCGGGCATCTGGCTAAGTGGCATTTCGCGCCGACGGAAAACGCCCGCGCAAATTTACAGCAGGAAAATATTGCTCCGCAGGGCATTTTTGTCACCGGCAATACCGTGATTGATGCACTGCTGTGGGTACGCGATCGCTTTAGCAGTGATGCGTCGCTGGCTCAGCAACTGGCGGATAGCTACCCGTTCCTTGATGCCGCTAAAAAGCTGATTCTGGTCACCGGCCACCGTCGTGAAAGTTTCGGGGAAGGTTTTGAGCGCATCTGCTCGGCTTTGGCGGACATTGCCCGTCAGCATCCCGACGTACAAATCGTGTATCCGGTCCATCTCAATCCGAACGTCAGTGAACCGGTGAACCGCATTCTGCAAGGCATTGATAATATTGTTCTGATTGATCCGCAGGACTATCTGCCGTTTGTCTATCTGATGGATAAAGCGTATCTGATCCTCACCGATTCCGGTGGCGTGCAGGAAGAAGCGCCGTCGCTGGGCAAGCCCGTGCTGGTGATGCGTGAAACTACCGAACGTCCGGAAGCGGTTGATGCCGGAACGGTGCGGCTGGTAGGGACAGATCCCGCTAAAATAGTTGAGGAAGTGAATCGCCTGCTGAACGATGAAAACGAATACAACAGCATGAGCCGGGCGCACAATCCTTACGGTGACGGGCATGCCTGTCGCCACATTCTTGACGCTTTGAAGAATCATTGGGTATCACAATGA
- the wecA gene encoding UDP-N-acetylglucosamine--undecaprenyl-phosphate N-acetylglucosaminephosphotransferase encodes MNLLNMSTELAVVFVFSFLFLFVARKVANKIGLVDKPNFRKRHQGLIPLVGGISVYAGVCFAFLITNYTIPHGKLYLACAGLLVLVGALDDRYDISVKTRAMVQAVVAIAMMSFANLDLRSLGHLIGPWEMVLGPFGYLITLFAVWAAINAFNMVDGIDGLLGGLSCVSFGSLGIIMYDSGHMELALWCFAMIAAIVPYILLNLGVLGPRYKVFMGDAGSTLIGFTVIWILLQSTQGESHPMNPVTALWLIAIPLMDMVAIMYRRLRKGMSPFSADRQHIHHLIMRAGFTSRQAFVLITLAAALLAAVGVIGEHLSFVPEWVMLALFFVAFLLYGICIKHAWRVARFIKRIKRRLRRSSNQ; translated from the coding sequence GTGAATTTACTCAATATGAGTACTGAGCTAGCTGTTGTCTTCGTATTTTCATTCCTCTTTTTGTTCGTTGCCCGGAAGGTTGCGAATAAAATAGGACTCGTTGATAAACCCAATTTTCGTAAACGTCACCAGGGGTTGATCCCGCTGGTGGGCGGCATTTCTGTCTATGCAGGCGTTTGCTTTGCCTTTCTGATCACCAATTACACCATTCCACATGGCAAGCTTTATCTTGCCTGCGCCGGTTTGCTGGTGCTCGTCGGTGCGCTGGACGACCGTTACGATATCAGTGTCAAAACCCGTGCCATGGTTCAGGCCGTCGTCGCTATCGCGATGATGAGTTTCGCTAACCTCGATCTGCGCAGCCTCGGCCATCTGATTGGCCCGTGGGAAATGGTATTAGGTCCGTTCGGCTATCTCATCACATTGTTTGCGGTATGGGCCGCTATCAATGCTTTCAATATGGTCGATGGTATCGACGGATTACTGGGCGGCCTGTCTTGTGTCAGCTTCGGCTCATTAGGCATCATCATGTATGACAGCGGGCATATGGAGCTGGCGCTCTGGTGCTTTGCGATGATTGCCGCCATCGTTCCTTATATTTTGCTCAATCTGGGTGTTTTGGGGCCGCGCTATAAAGTCTTTATGGGCGATGCGGGCAGCACACTGATTGGTTTCACCGTGATTTGGATCCTTTTGCAAAGTACGCAAGGCGAATCCCATCCGATGAATCCGGTGACCGCGCTGTGGCTTATCGCCATTCCGCTGATGGACATGGTTGCCATCATGTATCGCCGCTTGCGCAAAGGAATGAGCCCGTTCTCTGCTGACCGCCAGCACATTCATCATTTGATCATGCGGGCAGGTTTTACTTCCCGTCAGGCCTTTGTTCTGATCACATTAGCGGCGGCGCTCCTCGCGGCCGTCGGCGTCATTGGCGAGCACCTGAGTTTTGTACCTGAATGGGTCATGCTGGCCTTATTTTTTGTTGCCTTCCTGTTGTATGGCATCTGCATCAAGCACGCCTGGCGTGTGGCGCGGTTTATTAAACGTATTAAAAGGCGTTTGCGCCGTTCCTCTAATCAATAA
- the rho gene encoding transcription termination factor Rho has protein sequence MNLTELKNTPVSDLIALGENMGLENQARMRKQDIIFSILKQHAKSGEDIFGDGVLEILQDGFGFLRSGDSSYLAGPDDIYVSPSQIRRFNLRTGDTISGKIRPPKEGERYFALLKVNEVNYDKPENARSKILFENLTPLHANSRLRMERGNGSTEDLTARVLDLASPIGRGQRGLIVAPPKAGKTMLLQNIATSIAYNHPDCVLMVLLIDERPEEVTEMQRLVKGEVIASTFDEPASRHVQVAEMVIEKAKRLVEHKKDVIILLDSITRLARAYNTVVPASGKVLTGGVDANALHRPKRFFGAARNVEEGGSLTIIATALVDTGSKMDEVIYEEFKGTGNMELHLARKIAEKRVFPAIDYNRSGTRKEELLTTSEELQKMWILRKIIHPMGEIDAMEFLINKLAMTKTNDDFFDMMKRS, from the coding sequence ATGAATCTTACCGAATTAAAGAATACGCCGGTCTCTGACCTGATTGCACTCGGCGAAAATATGGGACTGGAAAACCAGGCCCGCATGCGCAAGCAAGACATTATCTTTTCAATATTGAAGCAGCATGCGAAAAGCGGAGAAGACATCTTCGGTGATGGCGTACTGGAGATATTGCAGGATGGATTTGGTTTCCTCCGCTCCGGAGACAGTTCCTACCTCGCAGGCCCCGACGACATCTACGTATCACCAAGCCAAATCCGCCGCTTCAACCTTCGCACTGGCGACACCATTTCCGGTAAAATCCGCCCACCTAAAGAAGGTGAACGTTATTTTGCCCTGTTGAAAGTTAACGAAGTTAACTACGACAAACCCGAAAACGCCCGCAGCAAAATCCTGTTCGAAAACTTAACCCCTCTGCATGCAAATTCACGTCTGCGTATGGAACGTGGTAACGGTTCAACAGAAGATTTGACCGCTCGCGTACTCGACTTAGCCTCTCCGATTGGCCGTGGCCAACGTGGTCTGATTGTTGCACCGCCGAAAGCCGGTAAAACCATGCTGCTGCAAAACATCGCGACCAGCATTGCGTACAACCATCCTGATTGCGTACTGATGGTTCTGCTGATTGACGAACGTCCGGAAGAAGTGACCGAGATGCAACGTCTGGTAAAAGGCGAAGTTATCGCTTCTACCTTTGACGAACCGGCATCCCGTCACGTGCAGGTAGCCGAAATGGTTATCGAGAAGGCGAAGCGTCTGGTTGAGCATAAGAAAGACGTGATCATTTTGCTGGACTCCATCACCCGTCTGGCGCGTGCCTACAACACCGTGGTTCCAGCGTCAGGTAAAGTCCTGACCGGTGGTGTGGACGCCAACGCCCTGCACCGTCCGAAACGTTTCTTCGGTGCTGCACGTAACGTGGAAGAGGGTGGAAGCCTGACTATCATCGCTACGGCGCTGGTCGATACCGGTTCTAAAATGGATGAAGTTATCTATGAAGAATTCAAAGGTACCGGCAACATGGAACTGCATCTGGCGCGTAAAATCGCTGAAAAACGTGTATTCCCTGCGATTGACTACAACCGCTCAGGTACCCGTAAAGAAGAGCTGCTGACCACGTCTGAAGAGCTGCAAAAAATGTGGATCCTGCGCAAAATCATTCATCCGATGGGTGAGATTGATGCGATGGAATTCCTCATTAACAAGCTCGCCATGACCAAAACCAATGACGACTTCTTCGACATGATGAAACGGTCGTAA
- the gppA gene encoding guanosine-5'-triphosphate,3'-diphosphate diphosphatase: MLSSTSLYAAIDLGSNSFHMLVVREVAGSIQTLARIKRKVRLAAGLDKQNLLSQDAMQRGWQCLKLFSERLQDIPRDQIRVVATATLRLASNADEFLGKAQEILGCPIQVITGEEEARLIYHGVAHTTGGPDKRLVVDIGGGSTELVTGVGAQATTLFSLSMGCVTWLERYFADRNLAKENFDQAEQAAIDMILPVSPELIANGWQICVGASGTVQALQEIMVAQGMDERITLPKLQQLKQRAIQCGKLEELEIEGLTLERALVFPSGLSILIAIFKTLNIETMTLAGGALREGLVYGMLHLPIEQDIRQRTLRNLQRRYLLDNEQAERVAQLAENFSLQVAQEWKLDARARDLLNSACLIHEIGLSVDFKKAPHHAAYLIRHLDLPGFTPAQKKLLATLLQNQNGTLDLPLLNEQNAVPPRQAQRLCRIMRLAIIFASRRRDDTLPAVRLRANDDELSVIVPQGWLEQHPLRAEELEQESHWQSYVHWPMFVEEQ, from the coding sequence ATGCTAAGCTCCACCTCACTGTATGCAGCGATTGATCTGGGCTCTAACAGCTTTCACATGCTGGTTGTTCGTGAGGTGGCAGGCAGTATCCAGACCCTCGCCAGAATTAAGCGCAAAGTGCGTCTGGCAGCGGGTCTGGATAAGCAAAACCTGCTTTCTCAGGATGCGATGCAGCGCGGATGGCAATGCCTGAAGCTATTTTCTGAAAGATTGCAGGATATCCCCCGCGACCAAATCCGCGTCGTTGCTACCGCAACGCTGCGGCTTGCCAGTAATGCCGACGAATTTCTGGGTAAAGCGCAGGAAATCCTTGGCTGTCCGATTCAGGTCATCACCGGTGAAGAAGAAGCGCGTCTGATTTATCACGGCGTTGCCCATACGACGGGCGGCCCGGATAAACGTCTGGTTGTTGATATTGGTGGCGGCAGCACAGAACTGGTCACCGGTGTTGGCGCGCAGGCCACCACGCTGTTCAGTCTTTCCATGGGCTGTGTGACCTGGCTTGAGCGTTATTTTGCAGACCGCAATCTGGCCAAAGAAAACTTCGATCAGGCTGAACAGGCCGCGATCGACATGATCTTGCCTGTTTCACCTGAGCTGATTGCCAATGGCTGGCAGATTTGCGTCGGGGCTTCCGGAACCGTGCAGGCATTGCAGGAAATCATGGTCGCTCAGGGCATGGATGAACGCATCACGCTGCCTAAGCTTCAGCAACTCAAACAGCGCGCCATACAGTGCGGCAAACTGGAAGAGCTGGAGATTGAAGGCCTGACTCTTGAACGTGCGCTGGTTTTCCCCAGCGGACTGTCCATTCTGATCGCCATTTTCAAAACGCTGAACATCGAAACCATGACACTCGCTGGCGGCGCGCTGCGTGAAGGTCTGGTTTACGGCATGCTGCATTTGCCGATTGAACAGGATATCCGTCAGCGTACGCTGCGGAATCTGCAACGCCGTTACCTGCTCGATAATGAACAGGCCGAACGCGTCGCTCAGCTGGCAGAGAATTTCTCGCTGCAGGTGGCTCAGGAATGGAAACTGGATGCCCGCGCCCGTGACTTACTCAACAGTGCTTGCCTGATCCACGAAATCGGACTGAGTGTCGATTTCAAAAAAGCGCCGCATCACGCCGCGTATCTTATTCGTCATCTGGATTTGCCGGGCTTCACGCCTGCGCAGAAAAAGCTGCTGGCAACGCTTTTGCAAAATCAGAATGGCACGCTGGATTTGCCGCTGCTGAATGAGCAAAATGCCGTACCGCCGCGTCAGGCTCAGCGTCTTTGCCGCATTATGCGACTGGCGATTATCTTTGCCAGCCGCCGCCGCGACGACACATTGCCTGCGGTGCGTTTACGCGCCAATGATGATGAGCTGAGTGTGATTGTGCCGCAGGGCTGGCTGGAACAGCATCCGCTGCGCGCTGAAGAGTTAGAACAGGAAAGCCACTGGCAGAGTTATGTCCACTGGCCGATGTTTGTCGAAGAACAGTAA
- the rffC gene encoding dTDP-4-amino-4,6-dideoxy-D-galactose acyltransferase, whose translation MAINQSLRGVLEPLVWESEFFRLKSARLTPDAAATGITTQALDDYALVQAKVDASETHTLDALSALGFRLAEGETDICVTVTPQDNALAAGRLAIPEDIADVTAIARQAFRLSRFRAPWYQPDDSARFYAMWAEKAVLGTFDHLCLWIDDEQGNGLGFVTLRRLSEDEVRIGLLAVRPEYQGKGAGKKLMAAAKKWCAEQGVSRLYVATQTGNLAALNLYLASGGKVARTAYWLYR comes from the coding sequence ATGGCGATAAACCAGTCGTTGCGCGGCGTGCTTGAACCGCTGGTCTGGGAGAGTGAATTCTTCCGGCTGAAAAGCGCGCGACTGACGCCGGACGCCGCAGCGACTGGCATCACGACACAGGCGCTGGATGACTATGCGCTGGTGCAGGCGAAAGTGGATGCGTCAGAAACGCATACGCTGGATGCACTTTCGGCGCTGGGTTTCCGGCTGGCAGAAGGTGAAACGGACATTTGCGTGACGGTGACGCCGCAGGATAATGCGCTGGCGGCCGGGCGTCTGGCCATTCCGGAAGACATTGCCGATGTGACCGCGATTGCCCGTCAGGCATTTCGCCTTAGTCGTTTTCGTGCGCCCTGGTATCAGCCGGATGACAGCGCACGTTTTTACGCGATGTGGGCAGAAAAAGCGGTTCTCGGCACCTTTGATCACCTTTGCCTGTGGATTGACGATGAACAGGGCAACGGACTGGGCTTTGTCACGCTGCGACGTCTGTCCGAAGATGAAGTAAGAATTGGCCTGCTGGCTGTCAGACCTGAGTATCAGGGGAAGGGAGCGGGCAAAAAGTTAATGGCGGCTGCGAAAAAATGGTGTGCTGAACAAGGCGTGTCGCGATTATATGTCGCCACGCAAACCGGCAATCTCGCGGCCTTGAATCTTTATCTCGCCAGCGGTGGCAAAGTTGCCCGCACGGCATACTGGTTGTACAGGTGA
- the trxA gene encoding thioredoxin TrxA: MSDKIIHLTDDSFDNDVLKAEGLVLVDFWAEWCGPCKMIAPILDEIATEFEGKLTIAKLNIDENPGTAPKYGIRGIPTLLLFKGGEVAATKVGALSKGQLKEFLTANL; this comes from the coding sequence ATGAGCGATAAAATTATTCACCTGACCGATGACAGTTTCGACAACGACGTATTGAAAGCCGAAGGGCTGGTGCTGGTCGATTTTTGGGCAGAGTGGTGCGGACCATGCAAAATGATCGCTCCAATTCTGGATGAAATTGCCACTGAGTTCGAAGGCAAGCTGACCATCGCGAAACTGAATATCGATGAAAACCCAGGTACTGCACCTAAATACGGCATCCGTGGTATTCCTACCCTGCTGTTATTTAAAGGCGGCGAAGTCGCAGCAACTAAAGTTGGCGCACTGTCGAAAGGTCAGCTGAAAGAGTTCTTAACAGCTAATCTGTAA
- the rhlB gene encoding ATP-dependent RNA helicase RhlB, producing MSKTHLTEQKFSDFALHPLAVEALEKKGFHYCTPIQALALPITLAGRDVAGQAQTGTGKTLAFLASTFHYLLSHPAAEGRQTNQPRALIMAPTRELAVQIHSDAEALSESTGLKLGLAYGGDGYDKQLKVLESGVDILIGTTGRLIDYTKQNHIDLGAIQVVVLDEADRMFDLGFIKDIRWLFRRMPPANQRLNMLFSATLSYRVKELAFENMNNAESIEIEPEQKTGHRIQEELFYPSNEEKMRLLQTLIEEEWPDRCIIFANTKHRCEDVWGHLAADGHRVGLLTGDVPQKKRLRVLEDFTKGTIDILVATDVAARGLHIPAVTHVFNYDLPDDCEDYVHRIGRTGRAGLSGHSISLACEEYALNLPAIETYTGHSIPVSKYNSDALLTDLPPAKRLARSRTGNGPRRNSNSSSRRSSAPRSNRKRPG from the coding sequence ATGAGCAAAACACACTTGACCGAACAGAAGTTTTCCGACTTCGCCCTGCACCCGCTGGCAGTAGAAGCCCTTGAAAAGAAAGGGTTCCATTACTGCACGCCTATTCAGGCATTGGCATTGCCGATCACGCTCGCTGGGCGTGATGTTGCAGGTCAGGCGCAAACCGGTACCGGCAAGACGCTGGCTTTTCTAGCGTCTACTTTCCATTATCTGCTTTCTCACCCTGCTGCGGAAGGTCGTCAGACTAACCAGCCGCGTGCCTTGATCATGGCACCTACGCGTGAACTCGCGGTGCAGATCCATTCCGACGCCGAAGCATTATCTGAATCTACCGGACTGAAACTAGGTCTGGCCTATGGCGGCGACGGTTACGACAAACAGCTTAAAGTGCTGGAGAGCGGCGTGGACATCCTGATCGGAACCACTGGCCGTTTAATCGATTACACTAAACAGAACCATATCGACCTGGGCGCAATCCAGGTAGTGGTGCTGGATGAAGCAGACCGCATGTTCGATCTGGGCTTCATCAAAGATATCCGCTGGTTGTTCCGCCGGATGCCACCTGCTAATCAACGCCTGAACATGCTGTTCTCAGCAACCCTTTCCTATCGTGTGAAAGAACTGGCGTTCGAAAACATGAACAATGCCGAGTCGATTGAAATCGAACCGGAACAAAAAACCGGTCACCGTATTCAGGAAGAACTGTTCTATCCTTCAAACGAAGAAAAAATGCGCCTGTTACAGACGCTGATTGAAGAAGAATGGCCAGACCGTTGCATTATCTTCGCGAACACCAAACACCGCTGTGAAGACGTCTGGGGCCATCTGGCTGCCGATGGTCATCGCGTTGGCTTGCTGACCGGCGACGTTCCGCAGAAAAAACGTCTGCGCGTTCTGGAAGATTTCACCAAAGGCACGATCGATATTTTGGTGGCGACTGACGTTGCTGCCCGTGGTTTGCACATTCCTGCCGTAACGCACGTCTTTAACTATGACCTGCCTGACGACTGTGAAGACTACGTACACCGCATTGGCCGTACCGGTCGCGCGGGACTGAGCGGTCATTCCATCAGCCTGGCCTGTGAAGAATATGCCCTGAATCTGCCGGCGATTGAAACGTACACCGGCCACAGCATTCCGGTCAGTAAATATAACAGCGATGCGCTGTTAACTGATTTGCCTCCTGCAAAACGTCTTGCCCGCTCGCGTACCGGTAACGGCCCGCGTCGCAACAGCAATTCGTCTTCACGTCGCAGCAGTGCACCACGTAGCAACCGTAAACGTCCGGGCTGA
- the wzzE gene encoding ECA polysaccharide chain length modulation protein — translation MIRNQNEHDIENELDIRGLCCTLWNGKFWIAGLAILFALVALGSSYLMKQEWSSTAITDRPTVNNLSSYFSQAQFLRNLDIRNAPQSDVNRPAISDEAYNEFVMQLAAYDTRRDFWMQSPYYKQRQENDPRADAVLLDELINDIQFTARDAAKVPNDIVKLTAENATDANKLLRQYVDFASHRAAQHLYDELEGAWAARTQSMKAQVKRQEAVAQAVFARTTNTTEQALKIAQQQNINKSVTDTPAEELPNSDMFLLGVPMLKARLELLQASGPGFDLDYDQNRAMLSTLNVGPTLTAKFQTYRYLRTPEEPVKRDSPRRVLLMIMWGIVGGLIGAGVALTRRKNKRNTL, via the coding sequence ATGATCAGAAACCAGAACGAACACGACATCGAGAATGAACTCGATATTCGCGGCCTGTGCTGCACGCTATGGAACGGTAAATTCTGGATTGCTGGCCTGGCGATACTGTTTGCTTTGGTGGCACTGGGTTCGTCTTATCTGATGAAACAGGAGTGGAGTTCCACGGCGATCACCGACCGCCCGACAGTGAATAATCTGTCTTCCTATTTTTCCCAGGCACAGTTCCTGCGCAATTTAGATATCCGTAATGCGCCGCAATCGGACGTTAACCGTCCGGCGATTTCTGATGAAGCATATAACGAGTTTGTTATGCAGCTGGCAGCGTACGACACACGTCGTGATTTCTGGATGCAAAGTCCTTATTACAAGCAGCGTCAGGAGAATGACCCGCGTGCCGATGCCGTTCTGCTCGATGAACTGATCAACGACATTCAGTTTACGGCGCGTGATGCGGCTAAAGTGCCGAATGATATTGTTAAGCTGACAGCGGAAAACGCCACCGACGCCAATAAGCTGCTGCGTCAGTATGTTGATTTCGCCAGTCATCGCGCGGCACAGCATTTATATGATGAGCTGGAAGGCGCATGGGCGGCTCGTACACAGTCCATGAAAGCCCAGGTGAAGCGTCAGGAAGCCGTGGCGCAGGCAGTTTTCGCCCGCACGACAAACACCACTGAACAGGCACTTAAGATAGCTCAGCAGCAAAATATCAATAAAAGCGTGACCGATACGCCTGCCGAAGAACTGCCGAATTCCGATATGTTCCTGCTGGGCGTGCCGATGTTGAAAGCCCGTCTGGAATTATTGCAGGCTTCAGGTCCGGGGTTTGATCTTGATTACGACCAGAACCGCGCGATGCTTTCAACACTGAATGTCGGCCCTACGCTCACCGCGAAATTCCAGACCTATCGTTATCTGAGAACGCCGGAAGAGCCAGTAAAACGTGACAGTCCCCGCAGGGTATTACTGATGATTATGTGGGGCATTGTCGGTGGTCTAATCGGGGCTGGCGTGGCCCTGACTCGCCGTAAAAATAAGAGAAACACATTGTGA
- the wecC gene encoding UDP-N-acetyl-D-mannosamine dehydrogenase translates to MSFDIISVIGLGYIGLPTAAAFASRQKKVVGVDINQHAVETINRGAIHIVEPDLDVLVKRAVEDGFLRATTQPEPADAFLIAVPTPFKGDHLPDMKFVESAARSLAPVLKKGDLIILESTSPVGATEQMAQWLAEARPDLSFPQQAGEQSDINVAYCPERVLPGQVMVELIKNDRVIGGMTSVCSQRASDLYNIFLEGECVITHSRTAEMCKLTENSFRDVNIAFANELSLICDAQGINVWELISLANRHPRVNILQPGPGVGGHCIAVDPWFIVAQNPELARMIRTAREVNDSKPHWVVDRVKAALADCLTVTGKRAADIKIACFGLAFKPNIDDLRESPAVEVTHLIADWHSGETWAVEPNVHQLPSSLANKVTLQPVDRALKEADLLVMLVDHKSFKAIPADQIQQSWIVDTKGVWR, encoded by the coding sequence ATGAGTTTTGACATTATTTCTGTTATTGGCCTGGGTTACATCGGTTTACCTACCGCCGCCGCTTTCGCCTCCCGTCAGAAAAAAGTGGTAGGTGTGGATATCAATCAGCACGCTGTGGAAACCATTAACCGCGGGGCTATCCATATTGTTGAGCCAGACCTTGATGTGCTGGTAAAGCGTGCGGTTGAAGACGGTTTCCTGCGCGCAACGACGCAGCCTGAACCGGCTGATGCGTTCCTGATTGCCGTGCCGACGCCATTTAAGGGCGATCATTTGCCGGATATGAAATTCGTCGAATCTGCCGCCCGCTCGCTGGCGCCGGTTCTGAAAAAAGGCGATCTGATTATTCTGGAATCCACTTCACCGGTCGGTGCGACAGAGCAAATGGCGCAGTGGCTGGCAGAAGCGCGTCCTGATCTGAGCTTCCCGCAGCAGGCCGGTGAGCAGTCTGATATCAACGTCGCCTACTGTCCTGAACGTGTTTTGCCTGGGCAGGTGATGGTTGAGCTGATTAAAAATGACCGCGTGATTGGCGGCATGACTTCGGTGTGTTCACAGCGAGCCAGTGACTTGTATAACATTTTCCTCGAAGGCGAATGTGTGATCACCCATTCCCGCACCGCTGAAATGTGCAAGCTGACCGAAAACAGTTTCCGTGACGTGAATATTGCCTTTGCGAACGAGCTGTCGCTGATTTGCGATGCACAGGGGATTAACGTCTGGGAACTGATTAGTCTGGCGAACCGCCATCCGCGCGTGAATATTTTACAACCCGGTCCGGGCGTCGGCGGCCACTGTATCGCGGTCGATCCGTGGTTTATCGTGGCACAAAACCCTGAGCTGGCGCGCATGATCCGCACGGCGCGTGAAGTGAACGACAGCAAACCACACTGGGTCGTTGACCGTGTGAAAGCGGCGCTGGCGGATTGCCTTACCGTGACCGGCAAGCGTGCCGCTGATATCAAAATCGCCTGCTTCGGGCTGGCGTTTAAACCGAATATTGACGATCTCCGCGAAAGTCCGGCAGTTGAAGTGACCCATCTGATTGCTGACTGGCATTCAGGCGAAACCTGGGCGGTTGAACCTAACGTTCATCAGCTTCCGTCGTCACTCGCGAACAAAGTCACGCTACAGCCTGTTGATCGTGCGTTGAAAGAAGCCGATCTGCTGGTGATGCTGGTCGATCATAAATCGTTTAAAGCGATCCCCGCCGATCAGATCCAGCAGTCCTGGATTGTGGATACCAAAGGCGTATGGCGATAA